In one window of Bizionia sp. M204 DNA:
- a CDS encoding Maf-like protein, which yields MLNEQLKNFRLILASGSPRRQQFFRELGLDFEIILKPIKEEFPERLSHFEISDYLAQLKSLPFKAELNPSEVLITSDTIVWHNNKALGKPKNAEDAFNMIKSMSNTTHEVITSVCFTTSKKQKTVNAVTKVTFKALTEAEINYYINTCKPFDKAGAYGIQEWIGQIGITKIEGSYFNVVGLPTHVVYQTLQQFISS from the coding sequence ATGCTCAACGAACAATTAAAAAACTTCAGACTTATTCTTGCTTCCGGCTCTCCGAGACGGCAGCAGTTTTTTAGGGAATTAGGCTTGGATTTTGAAATTATTCTAAAACCTATTAAAGAAGAATTCCCAGAACGTTTAAGCCATTTTGAAATCAGTGATTACTTGGCCCAGTTAAAATCCTTACCATTCAAAGCCGAATTAAATCCAAGCGAAGTTCTCATTACCAGTGACACCATAGTTTGGCACAATAATAAAGCGCTTGGAAAACCTAAAAATGCAGAAGATGCTTTTAATATGATTAAATCCATGAGCAATACAACGCATGAGGTAATTACTTCGGTTTGTTTTACTACCTCAAAAAAACAGAAAACTGTAAATGCTGTTACTAAAGTTACATTTAAAGCGTTAACAGAAGCGGAAATTAATTACTATATAAATACCTGTAAACCGTTTGATAAAGCGGGAGCTTACGGTATTCAAGAATGGATAGGGCAAATTGGTATTACCAAAATTGAAGGATCCTATTTTAATGTGGTTGGACTACCAACCCATGTTGTTTATCAAACCCTTCAGCAATTTATTTCTTCTTAA
- the corA gene encoding magnesium/cobalt transporter CorA encodes MGKKRTSKYKKHVGKSPGTLIYTGDKTAQKLFIESFDYNPEFINELELEFIEDAFKFKSTDSITWININGLNHIDEIEKIGAHYNLHPLVLEDIVNTSQRPKIDEYENYIFVSLKMLYYDVDENITIEQVSFVLGKNYVLTFQESEGDVFDTVRERLRAGKGRIRTMGSDYLLYALIDAVVDHYYIVSETMGNKVEDLEDVLFSGNIKEDLSQQVLSLKKELLKVRRSIFPLREIISRILKSDNTLIHKKTIQFYDDVYDHIIQLSDSIDIYREMIWSLMDMYMTTISNKMNEVMKVLTIIATIFIPLTFIAGIYGMNFDNMPELHFENSYFILLGIMFVIFIGMVYYFKRMKWF; translated from the coding sequence ATGGGTAAAAAAAGAACATCAAAGTATAAGAAACACGTTGGCAAATCGCCAGGAACTTTAATTTATACGGGAGATAAAACTGCACAAAAGCTTTTTATTGAGTCGTTTGATTATAATCCTGAATTTATCAATGAATTAGAACTTGAATTCATTGAGGACGCCTTTAAATTTAAGTCTACAGATTCCATTACTTGGATTAATATTAATGGCTTAAATCATATTGATGAAATTGAAAAAATAGGTGCGCATTACAATTTGCATCCCCTTGTATTAGAAGACATTGTCAATACGTCACAGCGACCAAAAATTGATGAATATGAAAATTACATTTTTGTATCCTTAAAAATGCTATATTATGATGTTGATGAAAATATTACTATAGAACAAGTCAGTTTTGTACTTGGAAAAAACTATGTACTAACTTTTCAGGAATCGGAAGGTGATGTTTTTGATACGGTTCGTGAACGATTGCGCGCCGGCAAAGGAAGAATCCGTACCATGGGTTCGGATTATTTACTGTATGCTTTAATAGACGCCGTGGTGGACCATTACTACATTGTTAGTGAAACCATGGGCAACAAAGTGGAAGATTTAGAGGATGTATTGTTTAGTGGGAATATTAAAGAAGATTTAAGTCAACAGGTATTAAGTCTTAAAAAGGAATTATTAAAAGTCCGTCGGTCTATTTTTCCCTTACGTGAAATAATTAGTCGTATTCTAAAAAGTGATAATACACTTATTCATAAAAAAACCATTCAGTTTTATGATGATGTATATGACCATATTATTCAATTATCCGACAGTATAGATATTTATCGCGAAATGATTTGGAGTTTAATGGATATGTACATGACCACTATTAGTAATAAAATGAATGAGGTCATGAAAGTACTGACTATTATAGCGACTATTTTTATCCCATTAACCTTTATAGCAGGTATTTATGGTATGAATTTCGATAATATGCCAGAACTTCATTTTGAAAATAGTTACTTTATACTATTGGGTATTATGTTCGTTATTTTTATTGGAATGGTTTACTACTTTAAACGCATGAAGTGGTTTTAA
- a CDS encoding mechanosensitive ion channel domain-containing protein → MLLFIQFFKNYESEILGSIILLLVLLIIRYIARKLIKKIGHKAGINDARIHLISRYATATLILIWLLIETIIFGAQFEEIAVVFSSVFAVIGIALFAIWSILSNITSGIIMFFNFPYKVGDKIMIHDKDFPIEAIIEDIAAFQLHLRLDNGDLVTYPNNLILQKPVTLLKKDAIVLPQDDGTDAV, encoded by the coding sequence ATGTTATTATTTATACAGTTTTTTAAAAATTATGAATCGGAAATTTTAGGAAGTATTATCCTTCTTTTAGTTTTATTAATTATTCGGTATATAGCCCGAAAATTAATTAAAAAAATTGGCCATAAAGCTGGAATTAATGATGCAAGAATTCATCTAATTTCAAGGTATGCTACGGCCACGCTTATTTTAATTTGGCTCCTAATAGAAACTATTATTTTCGGTGCTCAATTTGAAGAAATTGCGGTTGTTTTTTCCTCCGTTTTTGCTGTCATAGGAATTGCGCTTTTTGCTATATGGTCTATTTTAAGCAATATTACATCCGGAATAATTATGTTTTTCAACTTTCCATATAAGGTTGGCGATAAAATCATGATTCACGATAAGGACTTCCCAATTGAGGCTATCATTGAGGATATTGCTGCGTTTCAACTGCATTTACGTTTGGATAATGGCGACTTGGTAACCTATCCAAACAACTTAATTCTACAAAAACCTGTTACGCTTCTAAAAAAGGATGCTATTGTTTTACCACAAGACGATGGCACTGATGCTGTATAA
- a CDS encoding geranylgeranylglycerol-phosphate geranylgeranyltransferase has product MQSILSLIRWKNLLMIALVQLLIKYALLESFGVTITLNRFGFSLLIIATLCLAAGGNIINDIFDQDTDAVNKPKKVIVGKSISEKTAYSLFIGFNVVGVLIGFYLSHLVGRSGFFALFVIVSGLLYIYASYLKQMILVGNIVISALIALSIIMVGLFELLPAITPQNQETQLTFFKIILDYALFAFCINLIRELVKDIEDIDGDYKVGMNTLPIAIGRARATHVTLALTFIPLAAVIYYVITYLYHNLWIVGYFLIFIIAPLIYVIIRLFQAKLKSDYNFISSLLKIIMLFGMLSLLIYKYKLLG; this is encoded by the coding sequence ATGCAAAGTATTTTATCACTAATTCGTTGGAAAAATTTACTCATGATTGCCTTGGTGCAATTACTTATTAAATATGCTTTGCTGGAGTCCTTTGGTGTAACCATTACTTTGAACAGGTTTGGGTTTTCATTACTTATAATAGCAACACTATGTTTAGCGGCTGGTGGTAATATTATAAATGATATTTTTGATCAAGATACAGATGCTGTTAACAAACCCAAAAAGGTAATTGTTGGTAAATCCATTTCTGAAAAAACGGCTTACAGTCTTTTTATTGGCTTTAATGTCGTTGGTGTGCTAATTGGTTTCTATTTATCCCATTTGGTTGGCCGCTCCGGATTCTTTGCCCTTTTTGTCATTGTTTCTGGATTACTATATATTTATGCTTCCTATTTAAAGCAAATGATATTAGTTGGTAATATTGTTATTTCGGCATTAATTGCTTTAAGTATTATTATGGTAGGGTTATTTGAATTATTACCAGCCATTACACCTCAAAATCAAGAAACACAACTCACTTTTTTTAAAATTATATTAGATTATGCCCTGTTTGCTTTCTGCATTAATTTAATAAGAGAATTAGTAAAAGACATTGAAGATATTGATGGCGACTACAAAGTTGGTATGAACACACTACCTATTGCTATTGGTCGTGCTCGTGCAACACATGTTACGTTGGCACTAACGTTTATTCCCTTGGCTGCCGTTATCTATTATGTCATAACATATCTATATCACAACTTATGGATTGTGGGTTATTTTTTAATTTTTATAATAGCGCCATTAATTTATGTCATAATCCGTTTGTTTCAAGCTAAGCTAAAATCGGACTATAATTTTATTAGTAGTTTGCTTAAAATAATCATGCTCTTCGGAATGTTATCGCTGCTCATTTATAAATATAAACTTCTTGGATAA